The genomic region CGCCACAGAGTCGCCCTGCATCTGCTCTTGGAGACACAGCAGATATCGTCGGCGACAGTGCGGTCGACATTCCGTACCTCACTAAGCAAGGCAAAAATCGAGTGTATGCTACAACTGTAGGGGAGAGTTCGGACACACAAATCCCGAAGCAAAACAGTGCTAAACCAAAAATTGACCCGAATAAGCCAACACGGATCGCAGTTGGTGAGTGGCAACCAGCAGATCTGTCGGGGAAACTTATTCTTGCCGAGAGTAATCAAGGAAACATCGCGGGCATTGATGCGGACGGAAACGCTGAGGTGATCGCCAGACCCGGAAACGGCTGTAGTGCTGTCATGGGTGTTGCTGACGTTGACGACGATGGGAGCGATGAGATAATCTTCTTTGATGGGTCCCAAGAAATCCGGTATCTCAATCAGGATGATAGTACAGAAAAAGTCCCAACCGGAGGCGTAGGAAGCAACAACGGGAGTGGAATCGGTCCGCCTGCAGATTTTGACGGTGATGGCGTTCCACGAGTTCCATTCATCGACGGGAGTCAAAATCCGACTCTTATTACGAGTGATGGGGTAAAAACACGACTGAATAAGAATGGTGTTGCAAAAAAAGCCGGCGTCGCACCCGTTGATATCGACGCTGACGGCGATCTCGAATTGTTATTCTTTGGCAATGATGAGGGGAAGGTACAATATGTCGATGATGTTCTGGGGTCCAACACGATTGAAACACTCAAAGTAGAGGGAAGCACGATCTCGCCTGAGGAAAAAATTGGCTTAGGATTCGGCAGACAGCCATAGATCGCTCCTGTGGGACCGTCTGTCGATACGTTATTCTTTCACTTCACGTATTGAGTTTCGCTCTTAATTGAACGTCTAGCACATTTGAACACACGTTCCTCACCCTCTTTGCATTGTAATAAACACTAGTTGAGGATGGCATATATGTCTACTCTGCCCAAATACTGAATCCTTGCAGACCGGGGTAGATTCTTTATACGACAGTGCAATATACAAGATCCTTGCATTCAGTGATTATTTTTGTACTGTCCAAGCACAGGGAAGGCTGAGAGAAAATATCACAAACAGCAGAGAACTCACAAGAGAGATTACATACGTATCTAATTAAAGTTGGGTCACAGGGGACACGATAATCACTAACAGATTGATTGAGTTGATGATTTGGTAAGTACGAGTTCACACATCGAGGGTAAATTCTCTCGTGTGTTCCGTCGCGGTTTTCTCTTTTTCATTCACAGTCTTCACCGCAATCGTGTATGACTCTGTGTCATTAATTGAGAGAGTTGGTGGGACATACAGTGTCGCCGGGGTCAGCTCATATCGATATGACCCGATTTCTGTTGTTCCTGTCCCGTCGGGCGTGATCTCTTTCGTGAGGAGCTCGTCTCCGTCATCGTCCACAATTGAGAGTCTGATGGCGATGATTGGGCGATTGTCATCCTCGACCACGAGTGAGTCGACACCGAGACATCGATTATCATGCTCATAGAACGGGGTCCCGAGTTCGACAATTCGTGGGTTGCGACGAATGCGGGTCATGATCGTCGCCCATGGAAAGACGCGATACCCAGCAACGGACCCCAGAATTCCAATCAGTGACAGGATCCCTGGCATAAGCACCTGCTGTGGGACGACTCGTTGATTGATCAGCGTCTCTTCGGGTGGAATCACAATCGTCTCAACTGTTGATGCCTCGCCACCATACTCATCTTCGACACGTACTTGGACTGTATATTGTGTCTCTTGGGTTGGATACGTGACCGTCTGTCCGGTCTTAATCGTCCCATCAGGGAATTCCCATCGCACGGAGACATCGCCGATTTCATTTGAGATATTCGCAGTCAGTGTTGTCTCATTTCCATCGGTTTCAACTTGAGTTTGCGTCTGCGTTTGCGTTTGTGTCTTGGTCACGTTATCGATGGCTGGAATATCATTCACCACAATCGTTTGAGTTGTTGTATCTGACTGTCCAAGGCTGTTCGTCAGTTTCAATTTAGCCTCATAGATCCCTGGTTCATTGAATTCTGTTTGAATATTCCTGCCAGTTTTTGTTGATCCATCCGGAAGTGTCCAGGTGTATCGAACATCAGGATCAGCGAAGATTGCAAATGGGGAGAACCCAGGTGTTCCCGCTTCAAGAACAACAGAGTCCTCTCGAACAGTCACATCAGTGTCCAATACCTGCCATCCGTCATCAGTCAACCGCCCGACAACAGCCTCATCAGGGTCAACCTCTCCCAGCGTCGATCGGTCTGTATTCAATTCGATCGTTGTCTCGGTATCTCCTTCTGACGATGGCACATCAATATCGACTGCTGCTGATACCTGTTGTGAGGGAGACACTGCATCAGTTGATCCAACTGTTGACTGACCTCCATCCAGTTCAACCTCCTCATCTGTTGTTGTGACGATTGCGTTCGAGTCAATGTCGAGATCAGATGTTTCAGACTCTATCCCGCTACTCGAATCCGAATCTGCTGTGCTTGTGGCTGTCTCTCCGCTTTGATCACTTTCACTC from Haloquadratum walsbyi C23 harbors:
- a CDS encoding VCBS repeat-containing protein → MTIESRNGRFNFNTSQINLSSGENREISASTASTETGEVSDFLRFVATSLEYGTNIEATRRLTLKSESAGADRGLLIYAVKTSQSNGDIRVYNPATDTVSNPPQSRPASALGDTADIVGDSAVDIPYLTKQGKNRVYATTVGESSDTQIPKQNSAKPKIDPNKPTRIAVGEWQPADLSGKLILAESNQGNIAGIDADGNAEVIARPGNGCSAVMGVADVDDDGSDEIIFFDGSQEIRYLNQDDSTEKVPTGGVGSNNGSGIGPPADFDGDGVPRVPFIDGSQNPTLITSDGVKTRLNKNGVAKKAGVAPVDIDADGDLELLFFGNDEGKVQYVDDVLGSNTIETLKVEGSTISPEEKIGLGFGRQP
- a CDS encoding PKD domain-containing protein; amino-acid sequence: MKINSVSPILVVVCAAFVVIPGAIVGTPGVVEDELFPEEAPEITVKPASGAEQHITKTETAGENTNVTNVSIEIANPGVNADAITEFEELLVITHTDNTTDGPVTVTVEQQDSRLTVGQNLTFREPDSGVGATGRNLTLAPGESETLGIEINTLDVDVGDTLTTTITIRTQVPETDTDTDTGLGENDDDDDDSDEPAEQTPDSVPETEQQQQPEGTATAPQEQPQQTATAPEVEQPEIAVDIESAQEQQTQDTTIEQQGQAEGQEQSQSQSQQQQGQSIVDVDPISTESLPEGESRPTAVINSPAEEETEGSGTETETETTAASESDQSGETATSTADSDSSSGIESETSDLDIDSNAIVTTTDEEVELDGGQSTVGSTDAVSPSQQVSAAVDIDVPSSEGDTETTIELNTDRSTLGEVDPDEAVVGRLTDDGWQVLDTDVTVREDSVVLEAGTPGFSPFAIFADPDVRYTWTLPDGSTKTGRNIQTEFNEPGIYEAKLKLTNSLGQSDTTTQTIVVNDIPAIDNVTKTQTQTQTQTQVETDGNETTLTANISNEIGDVSVRWEFPDGTIKTGQTVTYPTQETQYTVQVRVEDEYGGEASTVETIVIPPEETLINQRVVPQQVLMPGILSLIGILGSVAGYRVFPWATIMTRIRRNPRIVELGTPFYEHDNRCLGVDSLVVEDDNRPIIAIRLSIVDDDGDELLTKEITPDGTGTTEIGSYRYELTPATLYVPPTLSINDTESYTIAVKTVNEKEKTATEHTREFTLDV